In Fusobacterium hwasookii, a single window of DNA contains:
- a CDS encoding uracil-DNA glycosylase produces the protein MSKINNDWKEILEEEFEKEYFIKLKETLEEEYKNYTVYPPKKDILNAFFLTPYSEVKVVLLGQDPYHQSGQAHGLAFSVNYGIKTPPSLVNMYKELQDDLGLYIPNNGFLEKWAKQGVLLLNTTLTVRDSEANSHSKIGWQTFTDNIIKKLNEREKPVIFILWGNNAKAKEKFIDTNKHYILKGVHPSPLSANKGFFGCKHFSEVNRILKDLNQKEIDWQIENKEI, from the coding sequence ATGTCAAAAATCAATAATGATTGGAAAGAAATTTTAGAAGAAGAATTTGAAAAAGAATATTTTATAAAATTAAAAGAAACTCTTGAAGAAGAATATAAAAATTATACAGTATACCCTCCTAAAAAGGATATATTAAATGCTTTTTTTCTTACTCCTTATTCAGAAGTAAAAGTTGTACTTCTAGGTCAAGATCCATATCATCAAAGTGGTCAAGCACATGGATTAGCATTTTCTGTAAACTATGGAATAAAAACACCACCTTCACTTGTAAATATGTATAAAGAATTACAAGATGATTTAGGATTATATATTCCAAATAATGGCTTTCTTGAAAAATGGGCAAAACAAGGGGTATTACTTTTAAATACTACTCTAACAGTTAGAGATAGTGAGGCTAATTCCCATTCTAAAATTGGTTGGCAAACTTTTACAGATAATATAATAAAGAAATTAAATGAAAGAGAAAAACCTGTAATATTTATATTATGGGGAAATAATGCTAAAGCTAAAGAGAAATTTATAGATACAAACAAACACTATATTCTAAAAGGGGTGCATCCTAGTCCTCTTTCAGCAAATAAAGGTTTCTTTGGTTGTAAACATTTTAGTGAAGTAAATAGAATATTAAAAGATTTAAATCAAAAAGAAATTGACTGGCAAATAGAAAACAAGGAGATATAA
- a CDS encoding UDP-N-acetylmuramoyl-L-alanyl-D-glutamate--2,6-diaminopimelate ligase: protein MNIFSGIEYKVLKDVNLDRKYEGIEYDSRKIKENYIFVAFEGANVDGHDYIDSAVKNGATCIIVSKKVEMKHNVSYVLVEDIRHKLGYIASNFYEWPQRKLKIIGVTGTNGKTSSTYMIEKLMGDIPITRIGTIEYKIGDEVFEAVNTTPESLDLIKIFDKTLKKKIEYVVMEVSSHSLEIGRVEVVDFDYALFSNLTQDHLDYHITMENYFQAKRKLFLKLKDINNSVINIDDKYGKRLYDEFIVDNSEIISYGIDGGDLEGDYLDDGYIDIKYKNQIEKVKFALLGDFNLYNTLGAIGIALKIGISMEEILKRVSTIKAAPGRFEALDCGQDYKVIVDYAHTPDALVNVIVAARNIKNRNRVITIFGCGGDRDRTKRPIMAKAAEDLSDIVILTSDNPRTESPDQIFDDVKKGFVKSDDYFFEPDREKAIKLAVNMAEKNDIILITGKGHETYHIIGTKKWHFDDKEIARREIVRRKMVENVN, encoded by the coding sequence ATGAATATTTTTTCAGGTATAGAATATAAAGTTTTAAAGGATGTAAATTTAGATAGAAAATATGAAGGTATTGAATATGACTCGAGAAAAATAAAAGAAAATTATATATTTGTTGCATTTGAAGGAGCCAATGTTGATGGGCATGACTATATAGACAGTGCTGTAAAAAATGGAGCAACTTGTATTATTGTTAGTAAAAAAGTTGAGATGAAACATAATGTCAGTTATGTTTTGGTAGAGGATATAAGACATAAACTTGGATACATTGCTTCAAATTTTTATGAATGGCCTCAAAGAAAGTTAAAAATTATTGGTGTTACAGGAACAAATGGTAAGACTTCATCAACTTATATGATAGAGAAGCTGATGGGAGATATCCCAATAACTCGTATAGGTACAATAGAGTATAAGATAGGAGATGAAGTATTTGAAGCAGTTAATACTACTCCTGAATCTCTTGATTTAATAAAAATTTTTGATAAGACTTTAAAGAAAAAAATTGAATATGTTGTAATGGAAGTAAGTTCACATTCTCTCGAAATAGGAAGAGTTGAAGTGGTTGATTTTGATTATGCACTATTTAGTAACTTAACACAAGATCACTTAGATTATCATATAACTATGGAAAATTACTTTCAAGCTAAAAGAAAATTATTTTTAAAATTGAAAGATATAAATAATTCTGTAATTAATATTGATGATAAATATGGAAAAAGACTATATGATGAATTTATAGTTGATAATTCTGAAATAATTTCTTATGGAATAGATGGTGGAGATTTAGAAGGTGATTATTTAGATGATGGCTATATTGATATAAAATATAAAAATCAAATAGAAAAAGTTAAATTTGCATTGTTAGGAGATTTTAATTTATATAATACCTTAGGTGCTATTGGAATTGCTCTAAAAATAGGTATTAGTATGGAAGAAATTTTAAAAAGAGTTTCAACTATAAAAGCAGCACCTGGAAGATTTGAAGCTTTAGATTGTGGACAAGATTATAAAGTAATAGTAGACTATGCACATACACCTGATGCTTTAGTAAATGTAATAGTAGCAGCTAGAAATATTAAAAATAGAAATAGAGTAATAACAATCTTTGGTTGTGGAGGAGATAGGGATAGAACTAAAAGACCAATAATGGCAAAGGCAGCAGAAGACTTATCAGATATAGTAATACTTACTTCTGATAATCCAAGAACAGAATCTCCTGATCAAATATTTGATGATGTAAAAAAAGGTTTTGTAAAATCAGATGATTATTTCTTTGAACCTGATAGAGAAAAGGCAATAAAATTGGCTGTTAACATGGCAGAAAAAAATGATATAATATTAATTACAGGTAAGGGACATGAAACTTATCATATAATTGGAACTAAAAAATGGCACTTTGATGATAAAGAAATTGCAAGAAGAGAAATTGTTAGAAGAAAGATGGTGGAAAATGTTAATTAG
- the kdsA gene encoding 3-deoxy-8-phosphooctulonate synthase, producing MLISDVNKVKVGNIVFGGKKRFVLIAGPCVMESQELMDEVAGGIKEICDRLGIEYIFKASFDKANRSSIYSYRGPGIEEGMKMLAKTKEKFNIPVITDVHEAWQCKEVAKVADILQIPAFLCRQTDLLIAAAETGKAINIKKGQFLAPWDMKNIVVKMEESGNKNIMLCERGSTFGYNNMVVDMRSLLEMRKFNYPVVFDVTHSVQKPGGLGTATSGDREYVYPLLRAGLAIGVDAIFAEVHPNPTEAKSDGPNMLYLKDLEEILKTAIEIDKIVKGV from the coding sequence ATGTTAATTAGTGATGTAAACAAAGTAAAAGTTGGAAATATTGTATTTGGTGGAAAGAAAAGATTTGTTCTAATTGCAGGACCTTGTGTTATGGAATCTCAAGAATTAATGGATGAGGTTGCAGGTGGAATAAAAGAAATTTGTGATAGATTAGGAATTGAATATATCTTTAAAGCTTCTTTTGATAAAGCTAATCGTTCATCTATTTATTCATATAGAGGACCAGGAATAGAAGAAGGAATGAAAATGCTTGCTAAAACAAAAGAGAAATTTAATATTCCTGTTATTACAGATGTACACGAAGCTTGGCAATGTAAAGAAGTAGCAAAAGTAGCAGATATTTTACAAATACCAGCATTTTTATGTAGACAAACAGATTTATTGATAGCAGCTGCTGAGACAGGAAAGGCTATAAATATTAAAAAAGGACAATTTTTAGCTCCTTGGGATATGAAAAATATAGTTGTTAAAATGGAAGAGTCAGGAAATAAAAATATAATGTTATGTGAAAGAGGAAGTACATTTGGTTACAATAATATGGTAGTGGATATGAGAAGCTTGCTTGAAATGAGAAAGTTTAATTATCCAGTTGTCTTTGATGTAACACATTCAGTTCAAAAACCTGGTGGGCTTGGGACTGCTACATCTGGAGATAGAGAATATGTATATCCACTTTTAAGAGCAGGGCTTGCTATTGGTGTTGATGCAATATTTGCTGAAGTTCATCCAAATCCAACAGAAGCAAAATCTGATGGACCAAATATGTTGTATTTAAAAGATTTAGAAGAAATCTTAAAAACTGCAATAGAAATTGATAAAATAGTTAAAGGTGTATAA
- a CDS encoding NAD(P)H-dependent oxidoreductase, with translation MKTLIIIAHPNLKDSKVNKVWIKEAEKYPDKFTIHNLYEVYPNELIDIEKEQKLIEEHSSLILQFPIYWFNCPPLMKKWLDAVFTDGWAYGKDGNNLENRNIGLAVTAGISENNYSKSGKYKHSLKEVLLPFEITFNYCSANYKGFNAFYSAEFEATDERIKESIPQYINFLNSI, from the coding sequence ATGAAAACATTAATTATAATTGCACATCCTAATTTAAAAGATTCAAAAGTCAATAAAGTTTGGATAAAAGAAGCTGAAAAATATCCAGATAAATTTACAATTCATAATCTATATGAAGTTTATCCTAATGAATTAATTGATATAGAGAAAGAACAGAAATTGATTGAGGAACATAGTAGTCTAATATTACAATTCCCTATTTATTGGTTTAATTGTCCACCTCTTATGAAAAAATGGTTAGATGCAGTTTTTACAGATGGATGGGCTTATGGAAAAGATGGAAATAATCTAGAAAATAGAAATATAGGTTTAGCTGTTACTGCTGGTATAAGTGAAAATAATTATTCAAAGTCTGGAAAATATAAACATAGTCTTAAAGAAGTTCTTCTTCCTTTTGAGATAACATTTAATTATTGTTCAGCTAACTATAAAGGTTTTAATGCTTTTTATAGTGCTGAATTTGAAGCCACTGATGAAAGAATAAAAGAAAGTATACCTCAATATATCAATTTTCTAAATTCTATTTAA
- a CDS encoding HD domain-containing protein, which produces MKNGNNMLISRIKQVYQYIFSNFDDNWNNEVKKILSKEEFLIFSEMGKYDKVHSYKLYQKVKSNKILSLQEIYLKLALLHDSGKGKVGLFRRIKKVIIGDKILEKHPEIAFEKLKNINFELAELCLQHHNKDVDEKMKIFQELDDK; this is translated from the coding sequence GTGAAAAATGGCAATAATATGCTAATTTCAAGGATAAAACAAGTTTATCAATATATTTTTTCTAATTTTGATGATAATTGGAATAATGAAGTAAAAAAAATATTATCAAAAGAAGAGTTTTTAATTTTTTCTGAAATGGGAAAATATGATAAAGTACACTCATATAAACTTTATCAAAAAGTAAAGTCTAATAAAATTTTATCTTTACAAGAAATTTATCTAAAATTAGCACTTTTGCATGATAGTGGAAAAGGTAAAGTTGGACTTTTTAGAAGAATAAAAAAAGTTATAATTGGAGATAAAATTTTAGAAAAACATCCAGAAATAGCTTTTGAAAAATTAAAAAATATCAATTTTGAATTAGCAGAATTATGTTTACAACATCATAATAAAGATGTGGATGAGAAAATGAAAATTTTTCAAGAATTAGATGATAAATAA
- a CDS encoding DUF1659 domain-containing protein, whose product MKKILFIVLCFFLISCSNLYKAGKAYERGDYVQNVELTFKYFDEKPENFKKLKEKKKIEINNKFLNIFEHYEKLKNSEKLTDRNQANVELFQIYIASDNSEYSREFQAQRDFLASNNIRDIFNLALKTNKELFLQNTDIRKDHTYALEIIDYVINMDNSIGRLAESKPDLDNSKIELYSSFKKEIAKHRADGYIELAQIEEKQGSNRYLRSAQNLYYKANEIYSRYQSNYRNSYSNYENVKHQADLNDAADNYNKGMEEYRNAGSSKAKYRAANYYFREAQKYISNYKDTNKLLSETKEKGYFKYSLSSNNSDISSRINDAMSSIGYSVSNGIELFIEYKNGEYSYKTSSNTNTEQMSKEVQTGTDSTGKPIIKVFNFTKTTTTIEEVGTIHYLLSMRGSYYSNNINNDVTVRNTVKNVKYSGNVPLDSNYRDSDNRTLGSSEIQRKVTEKLIKEVSSNINSMVSDLKRI is encoded by the coding sequence ATGAAAAAGATTTTATTTATTGTTCTTTGCTTTTTTTTAATCTCTTGCAGTAATTTATATAAGGCAGGAAAGGCATATGAAAGAGGAGATTATGTTCAAAATGTGGAATTAACTTTTAAATATTTTGATGAGAAGCCAGAAAATTTTAAAAAATTAAAAGAAAAGAAAAAAATTGAAATTAATAATAAGTTTTTAAATATTTTTGAGCACTATGAAAAATTAAAGAATAGTGAAAAATTAACAGATAGAAATCAAGCTAATGTAGAACTTTTTCAAATATATATTGCTTCTGATAATAGTGAGTATTCAAGGGAATTTCAAGCACAAAGAGATTTTTTAGCTAGTAACAATATAAGAGATATTTTTAATTTAGCTTTAAAAACTAACAAAGAATTATTTTTACAAAATACAGATATAAGGAAAGATCATACATATGCTTTAGAAATTATAGACTATGTAATTAATATGGATAATTCAATAGGTAGATTGGCTGAATCTAAACCTGATTTAGATAACAGTAAAATAGAATTATATAGTTCTTTTAAAAAGGAAATTGCAAAACATAGAGCAGATGGTTATATAGAGCTTGCACAAATAGAAGAAAAACAAGGAAGTAATCGATATCTTAGAAGTGCTCAAAATCTTTATTATAAAGCAAATGAAATATATTCAAGATATCAAAGTAATTATAGGAACTCTTATTCAAATTATGAAAATGTTAAACATCAAGCTGATTTGAATGATGCAGCAGACAACTATAATAAGGGAATGGAAGAATATAGAAATGCAGGTTCTTCAAAGGCAAAATATAGGGCTGCAAATTATTATTTTAGAGAAGCTCAAAAATATATTTCAAACTATAAGGACACCAATAAATTATTAAGTGAAACAAAAGAAAAGGGATATTTTAAATATAGTTTAAGTTCAAATAATTCTGATATATCAAGTAGGATTAATGATGCTATGAGTTCAATAGGTTACTCTGTAAGTAATGGGATAGAACTTTTTATTGAATATAAAAATGGAGAATACAGTTATAAGACTTCTTCTAATACTAATACAGAACAAATGAGTAAAGAAGTACAAACTGGAACTGACTCAACTGGAAAACCTATAATAAAAGTGTTTAATTTTACAAAAACTACTACAACTATTGAGGAAGTAGGAACTATTCATTATTTATTATCTATGAGAGGAAGTTATTATAGTAATAATATAAATAATGATGTTACTGTTAGAAATACAGTAAAAAATGTTAAATATTCAGGAAATGTTCCACTAGATTCTAATTATAGAGATTCAGATAATAGAACTTTGGGTTCTAGTGAAATACAAAGAAAAGTAACAGAAAAATTAATAAAAGAAGTTAGTTCTAATATAAATTCTATGGTTAGTGATTTAAAAAGAATTTAA
- a CDS encoding winged helix-turn-helix transcriptional regulator codes for MENKSCVGKNIKLEDTGFGYTLSLIGGKYKMIIIYKLYDNSPFMRYNELKRSIGNISFKTLTSTLKELEEDDIIIRKEYPQIPPRVEYSLSKKGKTLIPILNMMCDWGEKNSI; via the coding sequence ATGGAAAATAAAAGTTGTGTTGGAAAGAATATAAAGCTTGAAGATACAGGTTTTGGATATACTTTATCATTGATTGGTGGAAAATATAAAATGATTATCATATATAAATTATATGATAATTCACCTTTTATGAGATATAATGAATTAAAAAGAAGTATAGGAAATATTTCTTTTAAAACCTTGACAAGCACATTAAAAGAACTTGAAGAAGATGATATTATTATTAGAAAAGAATATCCTCAAATTCCACCAAGAGTTGAGTACAGTCTTTCTAAAAAAGGAAAAACTTTGATTCCAATTTTGAATATGATGTGTGATTGGGGAGAGAAAAATAGTATTTAA
- a CDS encoding toxin-antitoxin system YwqK family antitoxin, translating to MRKFTKFFILAGVLFNFSISNAEIREIESLDQISNEIVGGKTEKKVTKEAKETKEKNVEVAKNSEDVKDIPEESATRTVDKNSIVDIYERKMKDKIAYKEGSNTPFTGVFGVVIDDKIESYEEYKDGLLDGETAYFAKGKQVKLLSEMYTKGKLNGQQKSYYENGKLKSIVYYSNDRINGIESYDRSGNLLHKSLFEGGTGEWKFYWSNGKVSEEGRYKAWRKDGVWKKYREDGSLDTVIKYDNGRLLSEKWQ from the coding sequence ATGAGAAAATTTACTAAGTTTTTTATTTTAGCAGGAGTATTATTTAATTTTTCAATATCAAATGCCGAAATAAGAGAAATTGAATCACTTGATCAAATTTCAAATGAAATAGTAGGAGGAAAAACAGAAAAAAAAGTAACAAAAGAGGCAAAAGAAACTAAAGAAAAAAATGTGGAAGTTGCTAAAAATTCAGAAGATGTTAAAGATATTCCAGAGGAAAGTGCAACAAGAACAGTTGATAAAAATTCAATAGTTGATATCTATGAAAGAAAAATGAAGGATAAGATTGCTTACAAAGAAGGTTCAAACACACCTTTTACTGGAGTATTTGGAGTTGTAATTGATGATAAGATTGAATCTTATGAAGAATATAAAGATGGACTTTTAGATGGAGAAACTGCTTATTTTGCAAAAGGAAAACAAGTAAAGCTACTATCTGAAATGTATACTAAGGGAAAATTAAATGGTCAACAAAAATCTTATTATGAAAATGGTAAATTAAAATCAATAGTTTACTATTCAAATGATAGAATAAATGGTATTGAATCTTATGACAGAAGTGGAAATCTTTTGCATAAAAGTCTTTTTGAAGGTGGAACAGGTGAGTGGAAATTCTATTGGAGCAATGGAAAGGTTTCAGAAGAAGGAAGATATAAAGCTTGGAGAAAAGATGGAGTTTGGAAAAAATATAGAGAAGATGGAAGTCTTGATACTGTAATAAAATATGATAATGGTAGACTTTTAAGTGAAAAATGGCAATAA
- a CDS encoding malolactic enzyme, which produces MVKKSYEVLNDPFLNKGTAFTKEERKELELTGLLPPQIQTIEEQAEQVYAQYKIKEPLINKRRFLMEIFDTNRTLFYYLFSQHVVEFMPVVYDPVIAENIENYSELYVNPQNAVYLSIDSPEAIEESLKNATKDREIRLIVVTDAEGILGIGDWGTNGVDISVGKLMVYTAAAGIDPKSVLPVVLDAGTNRETLLEDKLYLGNRHKRVYGDKYYDFVDKFVQTAEKLFPRLYLHFEDFGRSNAANVLHKYWKTYPVFNDDIQGTGIITLAGILGALKISGEKLTDQKYMCFGAGTAGAGIADRVYQEMLQQGLSENEARSRLYLVDKQGLLFDDMDDLTPEQKPFARKRTEFTNANELTNLEAAVKAVKPTILVGTSTQPNTFTETIVKEMASYTARPIIFPLSNPTKLAEATAENLIKWTDGKGLIATGIPADPVEYNGVTYEIGQANNALIYPALGLGAIASTAKLVTNEMISKAAHSLGGIVDTTKPGAATLPPVSKLTEFSQRVAEAVGQCTLDQKLNREDITDIKVAIEKIKWTPKY; this is translated from the coding sequence ATGGTAAAAAAATCTTATGAAGTATTAAATGACCCATTTTTAAACAAAGGAACAGCTTTCACAAAGGAAGAAAGAAAAGAATTGGAATTAACTGGATTACTACCACCACAAATTCAAACAATCGAGGAACAAGCAGAACAAGTATATGCACAATACAAAATTAAAGAACCTCTAATAAACAAAAGAAGATTTTTAATGGAAATTTTTGACACAAATAGAACTTTATTTTATTATCTATTTAGTCAACATGTAGTTGAATTTATGCCAGTAGTATACGATCCTGTTATAGCTGAAAATATTGAAAATTATAGTGAACTATATGTGAATCCTCAAAATGCTGTATATTTATCAATAGACTCTCCTGAAGCAATAGAAGAATCTTTAAAAAATGCAACAAAAGATAGAGAAATAAGACTAATAGTTGTAACTGATGCAGAAGGTATTTTAGGAATTGGAGATTGGGGGACAAATGGTGTTGATATTTCAGTTGGAAAGTTAATGGTTTACACAGCAGCAGCTGGAATAGATCCTAAATCAGTTTTACCAGTTGTTTTAGATGCAGGAACAAATCGTGAAACTCTCCTTGAAGATAAATTATATTTAGGAAATCGTCATAAAAGAGTTTATGGAGATAAATATTATGATTTTGTAGATAAATTTGTTCAAACTGCTGAAAAATTATTCCCTAGACTATATCTACATTTTGAAGACTTTGGTCGTTCAAATGCAGCTAATGTTTTACATAAATATTGGAAAACTTATCCTGTATTTAATGATGATATACAAGGAACAGGAATTATTACATTAGCAGGAATTTTAGGAGCATTAAAAATTTCTGGAGAAAAATTAACTGACCAAAAATATATGTGTTTTGGAGCAGGAACAGCAGGAGCAGGAATAGCAGATCGTGTATATCAAGAAATGTTACAACAAGGTTTATCTGAAAATGAAGCTCGTAGCAGATTATATTTAGTTGATAAACAAGGACTTTTATTTGATGATATGGATGATTTAACTCCAGAACAAAAACCATTTGCTCGTAAGAGAACTGAATTTACTAATGCAAATGAATTAACAAATTTAGAAGCAGCAGTTAAAGCAGTTAAACCAACTATTCTAGTTGGAACTTCTACTCAACCAAATACTTTTACTGAAACAATAGTAAAAGAAATGGCATCATATACAGCAAGACCTATTATATTTCCATTGAGTAACCCAACAAAATTAGCAGAAGCAACTGCTGAAAATTTAATTAAATGGACAGATGGAAAAGGATTGATTGCAACAGGTATTCCTGCAGATCCAGTTGAATATAATGGAGTAACTTATGAAATAGGACAAGCTAATAATGCTTTAATATATCCAGCACTTGGTTTAGGAGCAATAGCTTCAACAGCAAAATTAGTTACAAATGAAATGATATCAAAAGCTGCACACTCATTAGGAGGAATTGTTGATACGACAAAACCTGGAGCAGCCACATTACCACCAGTATCAAAATTAACAGAATTTTCTCAAAGAGTTGCTGAAGCAGTTGGTCAATGTACATTGGATCAAAAATTAAATAGAGAAGATATAACTGATATAAAAGTAGCTATTGAAAAAATTAAGTGGACACCAAAATATTAA
- a CDS encoding carbon-nitrogen hydrolase family protein encodes MKKKKIKIALAQIKIEQKNIEKNCKKIFEKIEEAAKENVDIICFPELATIGYTITADELKNLPENFENTFIEKLQEKARLFKIHILVGYLESKATKKSRDFYNSCIFIDDTGKILANARKVYLWKKEKTKFKAGNKFIVKNTKFGKIGILLCYDLEFPEPARIECLKGAEIIFVPSLWSFSAENRWHIDLAANSLFNLLFIAGCNAVGDSCCGKSKIVEPDGSTLIEASGTNEELLMATIDLEKVSEVRAKIPYLTDLKK; translated from the coding sequence ATGAAAAAGAAAAAAATTAAAATTGCTTTAGCACAAATAAAAATTGAACAAAAAAATATAGAGAAAAATTGTAAAAAGATTTTTGAAAAAATAGAAGAGGCAGCTAAAGAAAATGTAGATATCATATGTTTTCCTGAATTAGCTACTATTGGATATACTATCACTGCCGATGAACTTAAAAATCTACCAGAAAATTTTGAAAATACTTTTATTGAGAAATTACAAGAAAAAGCAAGACTTTTTAAAATACACATCTTAGTTGGCTATCTAGAAAGTAAGGCAACTAAAAAATCAAGAGATTTCTATAACTCTTGTATTTTTATTGATGATACTGGTAAAATTCTTGCCAATGCAAGAAAAGTTTATCTTTGGAAAAAAGAAAAAACTAAATTTAAAGCTGGAAATAAATTTATAGTAAAGAATACTAAATTTGGAAAAATAGGTATATTGCTTTGTTATGATTTAGAATTTCCTGAACCTGCAAGAATAGAATGTCTAAAAGGAGCAGAAATAATTTTTGTACCTTCTTTATGGAGTTTCTCTGCTGAAAATAGATGGCATATAGATTTAGCTGCTAATTCCTTATTTAATTTACTTTTCATAGCAGGTTGTAATGCAGTTGGGGATAGTTGTTGTGGTAAATCAAAAATTGTAGAGCCTGATGGAAGTACTTTGATTGAAGCTAGTGGAACAAATGAAGAATTACTAATGGCTACAATAGATTTAGAAAAAGTCTCTGAAGTAAGAGCTAAAATACCATATTTAACTGATTTAAAAAAATGA
- the guaB gene encoding IMP dehydrogenase, producing MMNGKIVKEGITFDDVLLIPAKSDVLPNEVSLKTRLTKKITLNLPILSAAMDTVTESDLAIALARQGGIGFIHKNMSIEEQAAEVDRVKRSESGMITNPITLNKDSRVYQAEELMSRYKISGLPVIENDGKLIGIITNRDIKYRKDLDQPVGDIMTSKGLITAPVGTTLEQAKEILLANRIEKLPITDQNGYLKGLITIKDIDNIIQYPNACKDELGKLRCGAAVGVAPDTIQRVTALVKAGVDIITVDSAHGHSQGVINMIKEIKKNFPDLDVIGGNIVTADAAKELIEAGVSAVKVGIGPGSICTTRVVAGVGVPQLTAVNDVYEYCKDKNIGVIADGGIKLSGDIVKALAAGGDCVMLGGLLAGTKEAPGEEIILEGRRFKIYVGMGSIAAMKRGSKDRYFQAGEIDNSKLVPEGIEGRIAYKGSVKDVVFQLAGGIKAGMGYCGTKTIKDLQINGKFVKITGAGLIESHPHDITITKEAPNYSK from the coding sequence ATGATGAATGGAAAAATTGTAAAAGAAGGAATAACCTTTGATGATGTTCTATTAATACCTGCAAAATCTGATGTACTTCCTAATGAAGTTAGTTTAAAAACAAGACTTACAAAAAAGATTACATTAAATTTACCAATTTTAAGTGCTGCTATGGATACAGTTACTGAATCTGATTTAGCAATAGCTCTTGCAAGACAAGGAGGAATAGGTTTTATTCATAAGAATATGTCTATTGAAGAACAAGCTGCTGAAGTTGATAGAGTAAAAAGATCAGAAAGTGGAATGATAACAAATCCTATAACATTAAATAAAGATAGTAGAGTTTATCAAGCAGAAGAATTGATGAGTAGATATAAAATTTCTGGTTTACCTGTAATTGAAAATGATGGAAAATTAATAGGGATAATTACAAATAGAGATATTAAATATCGTAAAGATCTTGACCAACCTGTTGGGGATATAATGACAAGTAAAGGTTTAATAACTGCACCTGTTGGAACAACTTTGGAACAAGCAAAAGAAATTTTACTTGCAAATAGAATAGAAAAATTACCAATAACTGATCAAAATGGATATTTAAAAGGTTTAATTACAATAAAAGATATAGATAATATAATTCAATATCCAAATGCTTGTAAAGATGAGCTTGGAAAATTAAGATGTGGTGCAGCAGTGGGGGTAGCACCAGATACAATACAAAGAGTAACTGCATTAGTGAAAGCAGGAGTAGATATTATAACTGTGGATTCTGCTCATGGACATTCACAAGGTGTAATAAATATGATAAAAGAAATTAAAAAGAATTTCCCTGATTTAGATGTGATTGGTGGAAATATAGTTACAGCAGATGCTGCAAAAGAACTTATAGAAGCAGGAGTATCAGCAGTTAAAGTTGGAATAGGACCAGGTTCTATTTGTACAACAAGAGTTGTAGCAGGGGTTGGAGTTCCACAACTTACAGCAGTAAATGATGTATATGAATATTGTAAAGATAAAAATATTGGTGTAATAGCTGATGGAGGAATAAAATTATCAGGAGATATAGTTAAAGCCTTGGCAGCTGGTGGAGATTGTGTAATGCTTGGTGGATTACTTGCAGGAACAAAAGAAGCACCAGGTGAAGAAATAATCCTTGAAGGAAGAAGATTTAAAATATATGTAGGTATGGGTTCAATAGCTGCAATGAAAAGAGGTTCAAAAGATAGATACTTCCAAGCAGGAGAAATTGATAACTCTAAATTAGTTCCAGAAGGAATAGAAGGTCGTATTGCATATAAAGGTTCTGTAAAAGATGTTGTATTTCAACTTGCAGGTGGAATAAAAGCAGGTATGGGATATTGTGGAACTAAAACAATAAAAGATTTACAAATCAATGGAAAATTTGTTAAAATAACTGGGGCAGGTTTAATAGAAAGCCACCCACATGATATAACAATAACAAAAGAAGCACCAAATTATTCTAAATAG